The following proteins are co-located in the Shouchella hunanensis genome:
- a CDS encoding helix-turn-helix domain-containing protein, which produces MGNEHELRKAGRAFMKAQGLDQILHILTSAVATVIQDTDMVLIYTYDKKSHVLRLKSSMGNHSPQLYQVAFSPGESITGSVYNEQTPVLFLKPTEVEQAMSNISDINRKYYLEGVAYQTVYTSMSIPIILHGECFATITVNRCQPLSSFTLQDLYLVSELLEYALIALEKEEKFEHHKRKLHTYTLKQEAKNYFYQVLHEGGNQDRIVQLLSRLLQDRSVHYNENVIEGYASFPIKSHYSHRGWLLMKQQPNVEELYYIEEAANAIGILMVYDEKHLTTKLAKEEERFKSVLANNQFDEDFWRMNSTTPVTSVVLKKQEQDLFSHHQTIQSLLPSFSKQWKLISYDQFWILFFEKEQTIQETLLSKLVKSDSDKLGISRVAPVALYKQLFQEAMNAWALAERGEINRYPTLGLDRLLTQIEGTHRRSFIYDHLGTLREYPILLETLKMFIHQNRNRKETADALYIHPNTLYQRLKKIEDLSYKSIEVEEDWLNLVAAVKLCKL; this is translated from the coding sequence GTGGGAAATGAGCATGAGCTACGAAAAGCTGGACGAGCGTTTATGAAAGCTCAAGGACTCGATCAGATTCTTCATATTTTGACTAGTGCAGTGGCAACGGTTATTCAAGACACAGACATGGTGTTAATCTATACATACGACAAAAAAAGCCATGTATTACGCTTGAAAAGCAGTATGGGGAATCATTCACCACAGCTTTATCAGGTAGCCTTTTCTCCTGGTGAGTCGATAACGGGATCGGTGTATAACGAACAAACTCCGGTACTTTTTTTGAAACCAACAGAAGTAGAACAAGCAATGTCAAATATCTCAGATATAAATAGAAAATATTACCTTGAGGGGGTCGCTTATCAGACTGTTTACACCTCTATGAGCATCCCTATAATTCTTCACGGAGAATGCTTTGCCACGATAACGGTGAATCGATGTCAACCGTTGTCTTCATTCACATTACAAGATCTTTACCTTGTATCAGAGTTACTAGAATATGCGCTTATTGCCTTAGAAAAAGAAGAGAAGTTCGAACACCATAAACGTAAGCTTCATACGTACACATTAAAACAAGAGGCAAAAAATTATTTTTATCAAGTTCTTCACGAAGGTGGTAATCAGGATAGAATTGTACAGCTATTATCTCGTTTATTACAGGATCGTTCCGTACATTACAATGAGAATGTGATCGAGGGGTATGCTTCCTTTCCAATAAAAAGTCACTATTCTCATAGAGGCTGGTTATTAATGAAACAGCAGCCTAACGTTGAGGAGCTTTATTATATCGAAGAAGCAGCTAATGCCATTGGAATACTTATGGTCTATGATGAGAAACATCTGACGACCAAGTTAGCAAAGGAAGAGGAACGGTTCAAGAGCGTATTAGCGAACAATCAATTTGACGAAGATTTTTGGAGAATGAATTCTACTACTCCAGTGACTAGCGTTGTTTTGAAAAAGCAAGAGCAAGATTTGTTTAGTCATCATCAAACTATACAATCACTTTTACCGTCCTTTTCAAAGCAGTGGAAACTTATCTCGTATGATCAATTTTGGATTCTGTTTTTTGAAAAAGAACAAACCATCCAGGAGACATTATTGTCTAAGCTCGTAAAGAGTGACAGTGATAAATTAGGGATAAGTCGTGTTGCACCAGTAGCACTCTATAAGCAACTCTTTCAAGAAGCGATGAATGCATGGGCATTAGCCGAAAGGGGAGAAATAAATCGCTATCCGACACTCGGCCTTGATAGACTTTTAACGCAAATAGAAGGGACGCATAGACGTTCTTTTATCTATGATCATCTCGGTACTTTACGTGAGTATCCCATTTTATTGGAAACTTTAAAAATGTTTATTCATCAAAATCGAAATCGAAAAGAAACTGCAGACGCCCTCTATATTCATCCAAACACGTTATACCAGCGATTAAAAAAAATCGAAGATCTCTCTTATAAATCCATTGAAGTTGAAGAGGATTGGCTAAACTTAGTTGCTGCAGTTAAATTATGTAAATTGTAA
- a CDS encoding cupin domain-containing protein → MGMPSYHYQARTDFGNSPFTVNISEASKQNQYYRSAIWTGEHLQVTLMSINVGDDIGLEIHPNTDQFFRVEQGQGLVQMGSNPNNLHFESVISDNSAIMVPANTWHNIINTGPVPLKLYSIYAPPHHPFGTVQPTKADAMET, encoded by the coding sequence ATGGGAATGCCTTCATACCATTATCAAGCAAGGACAGACTTCGGAAATTCACCTTTCACTGTAAATATATCAGAGGCTTCTAAGCAAAATCAGTATTATCGATCGGCCATTTGGACGGGAGAACATTTACAAGTGACCTTAATGAGTATAAATGTTGGCGATGATATTGGCCTTGAAATTCATCCAAATACTGATCAGTTTTTTCGCGTTGAACAAGGACAAGGTCTTGTCCAAATGGGTAGTAATCCAAACAATCTTCACTTTGAATCAGTCATATCTGACAATAGTGCCATTATGGTTCCAGCCAATACATGGCATAATATTATTAATACTGGCCCCGTTCCGCTTAAATTGTATTCCATCTATGCTCCTCCTCATCATCCCTTTGGAACCGTTCAGCCTACAAAGGCGGATGCAATGGAAACATAA